The following proteins are encoded in a genomic region of Triticum dicoccoides isolate Atlit2015 ecotype Zavitan chromosome 1B, WEW_v2.0, whole genome shotgun sequence:
- the LOC119317858 gene encoding putative disease resistance protein RGA4, producing MTASEASLQVAETQREEGHTRVIYLGCFKVSPAFPRGVTACLQSCHNFIGIIASPARLWGCCCLCNAGAAAARASTCWSPWLQEFLLNLPMAEVLATMAIRPLVSMLMNKSSNYLLDKYKVMDGMEEQHKILKRKLAAILDVIADAEEQATAHREGVKAWLQELKTVAYQANEVFDEFKYEALRREAKKNGHYIKLGLDVVKLLRTHNRIVFRHRMGTKLCQILQAVEVLITEMHAFRFKYRPQPPVFKKWRQTDYVIIDPREIVSRSRHGDKKYVVDILLGKASSSDLTVVPIVGMGGLGKTTLAQLIYNEPEVQKHFQLLLWVCVSDTFDVNSLARSIVEASPKKNHDTEKPPLDRLQILVSGQRYLLVLDDIWNNKEFRKWEMLKVCLQHGGMGSAVLTTTRDKRVAEIMGALAYNLNVLEDCFIKEIIEARAFGSEKEKPAELVKMVDEIVKRCSGSPLAATALGSVLSTKTSVNEWKDVLSRSSICTDETGILPILKLSYNDLPSHMKQCFAFCAVFPKDYKIDVEMLIQLWIANGFIPEQKEASLETTGKHIFDELASRSFFLDIEESKDVMSFDFVPTYYSRMTCKIHDLMHDIAMSVMEKDCVVATKKPSKIEWLPDTARHLFLSCQETVGILNDFMEKRSPAIQTLLCDGFVHSSLHHLSKYRSLHALKLCIYTESFPLKPKYLHHLRYLDLSYSNMKALPEDICILYNLQTLDLSNCGNLDRLPRQMKYMTSLRHLYTHGCRELKSMPPELGELTDLRTLTCFVAAVTSPDCSDVAQLQGLNLGGHLELRQLENVEKDEAEVANLGKKKDLRELTLRWSFVCDSKVLDNFEPHDGLLILRIYSYGGECMGMLQNMVEIHLSHCERLQFLFRCGTSFTFPNLKVLTLEHLLDFERWWEINERQEERTIFPLLEKLFIRHCGKLIALPEAPLLEEQCRGGNIWVCTPSSLLKNLFIRYCGKVVALREAPLVEESCSGGYRLVRSAFPSLKVLELKCLESFQRWDAVVVGEPILFPRLEKLSAQKCPKLVDLPEAPNLSVLEVEDVNQEIFHCVDRYLPLLTKLIMKLEYIETTPEAECTLIVPLDNKNKWNQKSPLTVMQLWCCNSFFGTGAPEPCDYFEHLEELEIDKCDALAHWPEKVFQSLVTLRRLTIRSCKNLTGYSQAPLESSASERSQHLPALESLELKECESLVEMFNVPTSLKRIQIQSCPKLEFICGKQQGMSELVQGSSCSEAIVPTAVSELSSSPMNQFCPCLEYLWLFSCGSLPSVLNLPPSLETIYIGCCSSIQVLSCRLDGLQKPQVTTSINSPELSTVAAAGEHSLPPHLKYLNIWSCDSMLGGILRLPTSLEMLYIMGNSRLTSLESLSAEHPPSLETFSLSHCITLASLPNEPQTYGSLKELSIHGCPAIKNLPRCLQQRLDSLDYRWLDARYEVMAFKPKTWKEIPRLFREQRKATQRIRQRQQNMQE from the exons ATGACTGCTTCCGAAGCATCTCTACAAGTGGCTGAGACACAGAGAGAGGAAGGCCACACAAGAGTCATCTATCTTGGCTGCTTCAAGGTCTCACCAGCATTTCCCAGAGGAGTAACCGCCTGCCTGCAGTCCTGCCACAACTTCATAGGAATAATCGCCTCGCCGGCCAGGCTCTggggctgctgctgcctctgcaacGCCGGAGCTGCTGCTGCTCGGGCGTCCACGTGCTGGTCACCGTGGCTTCAG GAGTTTCTTCTGAACCTTCCAATGGCGGAGGTGCTGGCCACCATGGCGATCCGGCCACTGGTGTCCATGCTGATGAACAAGTCGTCCAACTACCTCCTGGACAAGTACAAGGTAATGGATGGAATGGAGGAGCAGCACAAGATTCTCAAACGCAAACTTGCAGCCATTCTCGACGTCATTGCCGACGCCGAGGAGCAAGCGACAGCCCACAGGGAAGGGGTGAAAGCTTGGCTCCAGGAGCTCAAGACAGTGGCTTATCAAGCAAATGAAGTCTTCGACGAATTCAAGTACGAAGCGCTCCGTCGTGAAGCCAAGAAGAACGGGCACTACATCAAGCTTGGCTTGGATGTAGTTAAACTCTTGCGCACTCACAACCGTATTGTCTTCCGTCACAGAATGGGTACCAAGCTTTGCCAGATTTTGCAGGCCGTTGAGGTCCTCATCACAGAGATGCACGCCTTTAGGTTCAAGTACCGACCACAGCCACCGGTTTTTAAGAAGTGGAGGCAGACAGATTATGTCATCATCGACCCACGAGAAATTGTTAGCAGATCCAGACATGGAGATAAGAAATATGTTGTTGATATACTACTTGGTAAAGCTAGCAGTTCAGATCTCACAGTTGTTCCCATCGTTGGAATGGGGGGCCTTGGCAAGACCACACTAGCACAGCTCATATACAATGAACCTGAAGTTCAGAAGCATTTCCAGTTGCTGCTCTGGGTATGTGTATCTGATACATTTGATGTGAACTCCCTAGCTAGGAGTATAGTTGAGGCATCTCCCAAGAAGAATCATGATACAGAGAAACCACCACTGGATAGACTTCAAATATTGGTCAGTGGGCAGAGGTATCTCCTTGTATTGGATGATATCTGGAACAACAAAGAGTTCCGTAAGTGGGAAATGTTGAAGGTCTGTCTTCAGCATGGTGGCATGGGTAGTGCGGTGCTGACAACAACTCGCGATAAACGAGTTGCTGAAATTATGGGTGCACTAGCCTACAATCTCAACGTTTTGGAGGATTGCTTCATAAAGGAAATTATTGAGGCTAGAGCATTCGGTTCAGAGAAAGAAAAGCCAGCTGAACTAGTCAAGATGGTTGATGAGATTGTGAAGAGATGTTCTGGCTCTCCATTAGCTGCAACGGCACTGGGCTCTGTACTTAGTACCAAGACCAGTGTGAATGAATGGAAGGATGTATTATCCAGAAGTAGCATTTGCACTGATGAAACTGGAATTTTGCCAATACTGAAGCTTAGCTACAATGACTTGCCATCACACATGAAGCAGTGCTTTGCTTTTTGTGCTGTATTTCCAAAAGATTACAAGATTGATGTGGAGATGCTGATCCAACTATGGATCGCAAATGGCTTTATCCCAGAGCAGAAGGAAGCTAGTCTTGAAACCACTGGAAAACATATTTTTGATGAGCTTGCCTCAAGGTCATTCTTTCTGGACATAGAGGAAAGTAAAGATGTTATGTCGTTTGATTTTGTACCTACATATTATTCCAGAATGACATGTAAAATCCATGatcttatgcatgatattgcaatgTCTGTTATGGAAAAGGATTGTGTTGTTGCAACTAAGAAACCTAGTAAAATTGAGTGGCTTCCAGATACTGCTCGGCATTTGTTCCTGTCATGTCAAGAAACAGTAGGTATTTTGAATGATTTTATGGAGAAAAGATCCCCTGCTATCCAAACACTGCTATGTGATGGTTTTGTCCACAGCTCTTTGCATCACCTATCAAAATACCGCTCGTTGCATGCCTTGAAGCTCTGTATATATACAGAGTCATTTCCATTGAAACCAAAGTATCTGCATCACCTGAGGTACCTTGATCTCTCATACAGTAATATGAAAGCACTTCCCGAAGATATTTGTATTCTGTATAACTTGCAAACATTGGACCTTTCCAACTGTGGTAATCTTGATCGACTTCCGAGGCAAATGAAGTATATGACTTCCCTCCGTCATCTCTACACTCATGGATGTCGGGAGTTGAAGAGCATGCCTCCAGAACTCGGAGAACTCACTGACCTGCGGACACTTACATGTTTCGTAGCAGCAGTTACGAGCCCCGATTGTAGTGATGTTGCACAGCTGCAGGGTTTAAATCTTGGTGGTCATCTAGAACTACGTCAGTTAGAGAACGTTGAAAAAGATGAAGCAGAAGTGGCAAATCTCGGAAAAAAGAAGGATCTTAGAGAATTGACATTAAGATGGAGTTTTGTTTGTGATAGCAAGGTGCTTGACAATTTTGAGCCTCATGATGGACTGCTAATTCTCAGAATATATTCCTATGGTGGAGAGTGCATGGGTATGTTGCAAAACATGGTTGAGATCCATCTTTCTCATTGTGAAAGATTGCAATTTTTGTTCAGATGTGGCACATCCTTCACTTTTCCAAATCTGAAGGTGCTTACGCTAGAGCATCTGTTGGATTTTGAGAGATGGTGGGAAATAAATGAGAGGCAAGAAGAACGGACAATATTTCCTCTGCTTGAGAAGTTATTTATTCGGCATTGTGGAAAGTTGATAGCATTACCTGAAGCACCATTGCTTGAAGAACAATGTCGTGGAGGTAATATATGGGTATGCACTCCGTCTTCTCTGCTTAAGAACTTGTTTATTAGGTATTGTGGAAAGGTGGTAGCATTACGTGAAGCACCGTTGGTTGAAGAATCATGTAGTGGAGGTTATAGATTGGTACGATCAGCATTTCCTTCTCTAAAGGTACTCGAATTGAAATGCTTGGAGAGTTTTCAGAGATGGgatgctgttgttgtaggagaaccgaTATTGTTTCCTCGTCTTGAGAAACTATCAGCTCAGAAATGCCCTAAGCTAGTAGATTTACCTGAAGCACCAAATCTCAgtgtattagaagttgaggatgtcAACCAAGAGATATTCCATTGTGTAGACAGGTATTTACCTTTACTgaccaaactgataatgaagctagAATACATAGAAACAACGCCAGAGGCTGAGTGCACTCTGATTGTACCATTGGACAACAAGAACAAATGGAACCAGAAATCCCCTCTTACAGTTATGCAGTTATGGTGCTGCAACTCATTCTTTGGAACAGGTGCACCAGAGCCGTGTGACTATTTTGAACACCTTGAAGAGTTAGAAATTGATAAATGTGATGCACTCGCCCACTGGCCAGAGAAAGTGTTTCAAAGCTTGGTAACCTTGAGGAGATTAACGATTAGAAGCTGCAAAAATCTAACTGGATACTCACAAGCTCCTCTTGAATCGTCAGCATCTGAAAGGAGTCAGCACCTGCCAGCTTTGGAGTCTCTTGAGTTGAAAGAGTGTGAAAGTTTGGTAGAGATGTTCAACGTCCCAACATCTCTTAAGAGGATACAAATTCAGTCGTGCCCTAAGCTTGAATTCATCTGTGGCAagcagcaaggcatgtcagagttaGTCCAAGGATCTTCTTGCAGTGAGGCAATTGTGCCCACTGCTGTATCAGAGTTGTCATCCTCACCCATGAATCAGTTTTGTCCATGCCTAGAATATCTGTGGTTATTTAGTTGTGGAAGTTTACCATCTGTTCTAAATCTTCCTCCGTCCTTAGAGACCATATATATTGGTTGTTGTAGTAGTATTCAAGTCCTATCATGTCGCTTGGATGGGCTCCAGAAACCACAAGTCACTACTTCCATAAATTCTCCAGAGCTATCAACAGTAGCAGCAGCAGGAGAGCATTCACTTCCTCCTCATCTCAAATATCTGAATATATGGTCCTGTGATAGCATGTTGGGGGGGATCCTCCGTCTGCCCACATCCCTTGAGATGCTTTACATTATGGGCAATAGTCGGTTGACGTCGCTGGAGTCGCTGTCAGCAGAGCACCCCCCATCGTTGGAAACCTTTTCACTTTCTCACTGTATTACCCTGGCATCCCTGCCGAATGAGCCGCAAACATACGGGTCTCTCAAAGAGCTTTCAATACATGGCTGTCCAGCTATAAAGAACCTCCCTAGATGCCTGCAGCAACGACTGGACAGCCTCGACTACAGATGGCTAGATGCCCGTTATGAAG TAATGGCGTTTAAACCGAAGACATGGAAGGAGATACCAAGATTATTCCGTGAGCAGAGGAAGGCCACTCAAAGAATCAGGCAACGCCAGCAAAACATGCAGGAGTAA